From a region of the Leptospira kmetyi serovar Malaysia str. Bejo-Iso9 genome:
- a CDS encoding OmpA family protein, producing MRSFFRFVYSIFLIFLLPFSVAPQDSSASGKTQNSKISKPEKLRGSINTNLNEFGISLTDDGNILYFYSKRENSNYTDLYKSTRVGEEWTRGSEIEILNSNFDDQSPFILNKEEGILFSSNRDGAIEFQLANGKIGVSRDLYFSKKVNSSWAEPVVLPKTVNTQEIEENPFLFNNRLYFTRYPFGQVAEADIFVSNYKNKTWEKATSLPEPINTDYSEIAATIGKDGRTIYFSSNRPGGFGGYDLYKSTMLENGNFSEPINLGPDINTAGDEAFYLEAGDGRTFYFCRRTGRDYDIYSNVVNPFQELEKGKSISLDSIHFALGSYEILENSFPILENLHSYLKENQNVRIKIIGHTDLNGDTQENLILSRNRANSVKEYLIKKGIDSRRIVTDGKGSSEPIVPQKNPDTDYRNRRTEFQILSP from the coding sequence ATGCGTTCTTTTTTCCGTTTTGTATATTCAATATTCTTAATTTTTCTTTTGCCTTTTTCGGTCGCACCGCAGGATTCGTCGGCTTCGGGGAAAACACAAAATTCTAAAATTTCAAAACCGGAAAAACTAAGAGGTTCGATCAATACGAATCTCAACGAATTCGGAATCAGTCTTACGGACGACGGAAATATTCTTTATTTTTATTCGAAAAGGGAGAATTCGAATTACACCGATCTATATAAATCGACTCGCGTCGGCGAAGAATGGACTCGAGGTTCGGAAATCGAAATCTTGAATTCCAATTTCGACGACCAAAGTCCTTTTATCCTAAACAAGGAAGAGGGAATTCTTTTTTCATCCAATCGCGACGGCGCCATCGAATTCCAATTAGCGAACGGTAAGATCGGAGTTTCGAGAGATTTATACTTTTCTAAAAAAGTGAATTCTTCCTGGGCGGAGCCCGTCGTACTTCCGAAAACGGTCAACACGCAAGAAATCGAAGAGAATCCGTTTCTGTTTAACAACCGTCTTTATTTTACGCGTTATCCTTTCGGACAAGTCGCAGAAGCGGATATTTTCGTTTCGAATTACAAAAACAAAACCTGGGAAAAGGCTACGAGTTTACCTGAGCCGATTAACACCGATTATTCGGAGATCGCAGCGACGATCGGGAAAGACGGAAGGACGATTTATTTTTCATCCAATCGCCCGGGCGGTTTCGGCGGTTACGATTTGTATAAATCGACCATGCTCGAGAATGGAAATTTTTCGGAACCGATCAACTTAGGACCCGATATCAACACCGCCGGAGACGAAGCCTTTTATCTAGAAGCGGGTGACGGAAGAACGTTTTACTTTTGTAGAAGAACCGGAAGGGATTACGATATTTATTCCAACGTCGTAAATCCGTTTCAGGAATTGGAAAAAGGAAAATCGATTTCATTGGACAGCATTCATTTTGCGTTGGGTTCGTATGAGATCCTCGAGAATTCTTTTCCGATTTTGGAGAATCTTCATTCTTACCTGAAAGAAAATCAAAACGTACGAATCAAAATCATCGGTCATACGGATTTGAACGGAGATACTCAGGAAAACTTAATTCTCAGCCGCAATCGCGCGAATTCCGTGAAAGAATATCTGATCAAAAAAGGAATCGATTCGAGGAGAATCGTGACCGACGGCAAAGGAAGTTCGGAACCGATCGTTCCTCAAAAAAATCCGGATACGGATTATAGGAATCGAAGAACCGAGTTTCAGATTCTCAGCCCTTAG
- a CDS encoding ferredoxin--NADP(+) reductase, whose protein sequence is MKPIREPQINIFKKSAPYKAKVISNVLLTPEAGTGKRPKKEGEALVHRITLAIDHSAYPYVIGQSGGVIPPGEDPEKKAKGLADAGYTVRLYSIASPSYSFGMKEDNIEFIIKRDNVYDENGNLQFKGVCSNYMCDLKVGDEVVMTGPSGKKFLLPVADFVGDIMFLATGTGIAPFIGMSEELLEHKLINFTGNITLVYGAPYSDELVMMDYLRGLESKHKNFKLVTAISREEKNSFDGGRMYISHRVKEQADAVKKILNGGGRFYICGGPKGMEKGVIEEIQKIAGDTGTYEDFKHHLEGAHQLFVETY, encoded by the coding sequence ATGAAACCGATTAGAGAACCTCAGATCAACATATTCAAAAAATCAGCTCCATACAAAGCTAAAGTAATCAGCAATGTTCTATTGACTCCCGAAGCGGGAACCGGTAAAAGACCGAAAAAAGAAGGTGAGGCTCTCGTTCATAGAATCACTCTTGCGATCGATCATTCCGCTTATCCTTACGTGATCGGACAAAGTGGCGGAGTAATTCCTCCCGGAGAAGATCCTGAAAAAAAAGCCAAAGGTTTGGCGGACGCAGGTTACACAGTAAGACTTTATTCCATCGCATCCCCGAGTTATTCTTTCGGGATGAAAGAGGACAATATCGAATTCATCATCAAAAGAGATAACGTATATGATGAGAATGGAAACCTTCAGTTCAAAGGCGTTTGTTCGAACTATATGTGCGATCTGAAAGTCGGAGACGAAGTTGTGATGACCGGACCTTCCGGAAAAAAATTCCTTCTTCCAGTAGCGGACTTCGTCGGAGACATCATGTTCCTCGCAACCGGAACCGGGATCGCTCCATTTATCGGTATGAGCGAAGAACTCTTAGAACACAAACTCATCAACTTTACAGGAAACATCACTCTCGTTTACGGAGCGCCTTACTCCGACGAACTTGTGATGATGGATTATCTCAGAGGTTTGGAATCCAAGCATAAGAATTTTAAACTCGTTACCGCGATCTCCAGAGAAGAAAAAAATTCTTTCGACGGAGGAAGAATGTATATCTCTCACCGAGTGAAAGAACAAGCGGACGCAGTGAAAAAGATTCTGAACGGCGGCGGACGTTTTTACATCTGCGGCGGTCCGAAAGGAATGGAAAAAGGTGTGATCGAAGAAATCCAAAAAATCGCGGGCGACACCGGAACCTACGAAGATTTCAAACATCACCTCGAAGGAGCGCATCAGCTGTTCGTAGAAACATACTGA
- a CDS encoding nucleoside deaminase, with product MKDLSSKENPNPESDEIRLSDFLKTMENLLLHDGEEIPSFTRIYHRNELISETLNEVEKNSDSSFHSEILCIRDAKEKLKTRYLSDCTLITSLEPCLMCAGTILLSRIPKVIYLLPAKQGEGISSLSIETIYSRNFFPELVCIPAEISREAFKSFFKARRKKFN from the coding sequence ATGAAAGACTTATCTTCCAAAGAAAATCCGAATCCCGAATCCGACGAGATCCGACTTTCCGATTTTTTAAAAACAATGGAGAATTTACTCTTACACGATGGAGAAGAAATTCCCAGCTTCACGAGAATCTATCATCGAAACGAATTGATCAGCGAAACGCTTAACGAAGTGGAAAAGAATTCGGATTCTTCCTTTCATAGCGAAATTCTTTGCATTCGAGACGCGAAAGAAAAATTAAAGACCCGTTATTTGTCGGACTGCACTTTGATCACGTCCTTGGAACCGTGTTTGATGTGCGCGGGAACCATTCTTCTTTCCAGAATTCCGAAAGTGATTTATCTTTTACCCGCAAAACAAGGAGAAGGAATTTCTTCTCTCAGCATCGAAACGATCTATTCTCGAAATTTTTTCCCGGAACTCGTATGTATTCCCGCGGAAATTTCCAGAGAAGCGTTCAAATCGTTTTTCAAGGCCAGAAGAAAGAAATTCAATTGA
- a CDS encoding TatD family hydrolase, translating into MVSIADTHCHLDIIQSQGLEIADSLKNAMASGVKKIVQIGIDLESSLRAQSIANEYSNDSLEIRYSIGCHPTETHEFPNKEEILKLVYANLGDSKLSAIGEIGLDYYHTADTKKQQEEILEAFLECSAKTQLPVVIHSRDAKEDTISILKNFRDRAFGVIHCFTYDYPTAKALVDIGYYISFSGIVAFKNATDIQDAAQKLPLESMLIETDAPFLAPPPFRGKRNEPSYMKFILDKMFSLRQESNAEVERRLFENSIKFMNRKAYHHNA; encoded by the coding sequence ATGGTTTCTATTGCCGATACACATTGTCACCTTGATATAATACAGTCCCAAGGTTTGGAAATTGCAGATTCCTTAAAAAATGCAATGGCCTCCGGCGTAAAAAAGATCGTCCAAATCGGAATCGATCTTGAGAGTTCTTTAAGAGCGCAATCTATAGCGAACGAATATTCGAATGATTCGTTAGAGATTCGATATTCGATCGGTTGTCACCCGACCGAAACGCACGAGTTCCCCAATAAGGAAGAAATCTTAAAACTCGTCTATGCGAACTTAGGCGATTCTAAACTTTCCGCGATCGGAGAGATCGGTCTTGATTACTATCACACGGCCGATACGAAAAAACAACAGGAAGAAATTCTCGAAGCGTTCTTGGAATGTTCTGCTAAAACGCAGTTGCCAGTTGTCATCCATTCTCGGGACGCAAAAGAGGATACGATTTCCATTCTTAAGAATTTTCGCGACCGCGCTTTCGGCGTGATCCATTGTTTTACATACGACTATCCGACCGCAAAAGCGTTAGTCGACATCGGATATTATATTTCCTTTTCGGGAATCGTAGCTTTTAAAAACGCAACAGACATTCAAGACGCGGCTCAAAAACTTCCTCTTGAAAGTATGTTGATCGAAACCGATGCTCCGTTTTTGGCTCCGCCTCCGTTTCGCGGAAAAAGAAACGAACCTTCTTATATGAAATTTATCTTAGATAAGATGTTTTCCCTCAGACAAGAATCGAATGCCGAGGTGGAACGTAGACTTTTTGAAAACAGTATTAAATTTATGAATCGTAAGGCGTACCATCACAATGCTTGA
- a CDS encoding anti-sigma factor antagonist (This anti-anti-sigma factor, or anti-sigma factor antagonist, belongs to a family that includes characterized members SpoIIAA, RsbV, RsfA, and RsfB.) yields the protein MILSAKFLHNEVSENRNNSVLIRLNSPTGATNPDRRPIVLGLAIDRSWSMKGEKLEAVIQSASSLVNWLTRRDFLSVVAYAEDIHVIQPIVQLVEKTSIVNRIHTILPGTSTNLSGGWLHTLRGLELFSDPSVYKRAILLTDGNPTQGITDPVDLIQIASDHYKKGISTTVIGFGDDFNEILLKDIADAGGGNFYYIENPEGTGDIFFREFGDIGSLYAQSIETKVTFGKDVEFLELISDIPFYTEMDPEQPSRIRAVVLQCGDMRADDIRNIVIRVRTHPENVIQDSNKDSGIRIEGSFYNLSDKMKLENVQFDLKPDWKSDSVKEDADVIVETIVARSGKTLKKASSLIKEGSLDDASKILSALIKEVDHQIDLAPEVMSSLKSRLEALESKIKENSKTAGKHLMAGASDIQYRNIDPISEDIEYHDQIFAYKSTGDIDLYKCPELKGNIQEKMREGFRFIIINLKASSYIDSSAIGTLIQISGWLKRRGGELVVADLRDSVKKVFSITRLESHIRVAETEEAARVIINDVIQERSI from the coding sequence ATGATTCTCTCCGCGAAGTTTTTACATAACGAAGTCTCGGAAAACAGAAATAATTCCGTATTGATCCGTCTTAATTCTCCCACGGGCGCAACGAATCCCGATCGTAGACCGATCGTTTTAGGTTTGGCAATCGATAGAAGTTGGTCGATGAAAGGAGAAAAGTTGGAAGCCGTGATTCAATCGGCTTCTTCCTTAGTGAACTGGTTGACTCGAAGAGATTTTCTTTCCGTCGTCGCTTACGCGGAAGACATTCATGTGATTCAACCGATCGTTCAACTCGTGGAAAAAACTTCCATCGTCAATCGGATTCATACGATTCTTCCGGGAACATCCACAAATCTTTCGGGTGGTTGGTTGCATACGCTTCGAGGTTTGGAATTGTTTTCCGATCCTTCCGTATATAAAAGGGCGATTCTTTTGACGGATGGAAATCCTACGCAAGGAATTACAGACCCGGTCGATCTGATTCAGATCGCGTCCGATCATTACAAAAAAGGAATATCGACTACGGTCATCGGTTTCGGCGACGACTTTAACGAAATTCTTTTGAAGGACATCGCGGACGCGGGCGGCGGAAATTTTTATTACATAGAAAACCCGGAAGGAACGGGCGATATATTCTTTCGTGAATTTGGAGACATCGGCTCCTTATACGCTCAATCGATCGAAACTAAAGTCACGTTCGGAAAGGACGTCGAATTCTTAGAATTGATAAGCGACATTCCTTTTTATACCGAAATGGATCCCGAACAACCGAGTAGAATCCGCGCGGTGGTTCTTCAGTGCGGAGACATGAGAGCGGACGATATCCGAAACATCGTTATAAGAGTGAGAACACATCCTGAAAATGTAATACAGGATTCGAACAAGGATTCCGGTATTCGGATTGAAGGTTCCTTTTACAATCTTTCGGACAAAATGAAATTGGAAAACGTTCAATTCGATCTGAAACCGGATTGGAAATCGGATTCCGTAAAAGAAGACGCGGACGTAATCGTGGAAACGATCGTTGCGCGTTCCGGTAAAACGTTGAAGAAGGCGAGTTCCTTAATCAAGGAAGGATCTTTGGACGACGCTTCCAAAATTCTGAGCGCGTTGATCAAAGAAGTCGATCATCAAATCGATCTCGCGCCCGAGGTTATGAGTTCCTTAAAATCCCGTTTGGAGGCTCTTGAATCCAAAATTAAGGAGAATTCTAAAACTGCCGGAAAACATCTGATGGCCGGCGCTTCCGATATTCAATACAGAAATATCGATCCGATTTCGGAGGACATAGAATACCACGACCAAATCTTCGCGTATAAATCCACGGGCGATATCGACTTGTATAAATGCCCCGAGTTGAAAGGAAATATTCAGGAAAAGATGCGCGAAGGTTTTCGTTTTATCATCATCAATCTAAAGGCTTCGTCTTACATCGATTCGTCGGCGATCGGAACCTTGATTCAAATTTCGGGTTGGTTGAAAAGAAGAGGCGGAGAATTGGTGGTCGCTGATTTGAGAGATTCTGTGAAGAAAGTTTTTTCCATCACAAGATTGGAAAGTCATATCCGAGTCGCCGAAACCGAAGAAGCGGCTCGCGTGATCATCAACGACGTAATCCAAGAAAGAAGCATCTGA
- a CDS encoding substrate-binding periplasmic protein, with amino-acid sequence MFEKRILCPLLILVFPFALFSQSEYAGSRLEKILSKKELVVGVNKQYEPFYIENPKDGYPGIDAELAKLYADYLGVSLKLVPLKTFRQFSEDIRAGKIDLALAGMSTDLNRGKQVTFSDPYLVTTPAGLVSKKILPPEPEGNIVTSRRFMSLSDLSTLSGLVSFSVRSNTTNHIYLQKKYAKLPIYSYLSDSIAIDNLISNNVTCFVADSFFILTLLQKNPSLRANYLPLLGTVQEENISAALPQNDLIFADNLNFFIKELKRTGVLDELRSRYFNQNNWVK; translated from the coding sequence ATGTTCGAGAAAAGAATCCTTTGTCCTCTTTTGATTCTCGTTTTTCCGTTCGCTTTGTTTTCTCAATCCGAATATGCGGGTTCTCGTTTGGAAAAAATTCTTTCCAAAAAAGAACTCGTAGTCGGGGTCAATAAACAATATGAACCTTTTTACATTGAGAATCCGAAGGACGGTTATCCGGGGATCGACGCGGAACTCGCGAAACTTTACGCGGATTACTTGGGTGTTTCTCTGAAACTCGTTCCTCTCAAAACGTTCCGGCAATTTTCGGAAGACATTCGCGCGGGTAAAATCGATCTCGCGTTAGCCGGAATGTCTACGGACTTGAACCGCGGAAAACAAGTCACCTTTTCCGATCCGTATCTCGTAACGACTCCGGCTGGTCTTGTGAGTAAAAAAATTCTTCCTCCCGAACCGGAAGGGAACATCGTTACTTCACGAAGATTTATGAGTCTTTCCGATCTTTCGACTCTGAGCGGTTTGGTGAGCTTTTCCGTGAGATCGAACACGACGAATCATATTTATCTTCAGAAAAAATACGCCAAACTTCCGATCTACAGTTATCTTTCGGATTCGATCGCGATCGACAATCTTATTAGCAACAACGTGACTTGTTTCGTTGCGGACAGTTTTTTTATTCTTACCCTGCTCCAAAAAAATCCTTCGTTGCGCGCTAATTATCTTCCTCTTTTAGGTACGGTTCAAGAGGAGAATATCAGCGCGGCGCTTCCTCAAAACGATCTGATTTTTGCGGATAATTTGAACTTCTTTATCAAGGAATTGAAACGAACCGGTGTTTTGGACGAGTTGAGAAGCCGATATTTTAATCAGAACAACTGGGTAAAATGA
- the serS gene encoding serine--tRNA ligase produces the protein MLDLRYITENTEDLKKVLELRGFKEIGIIDELKSIIQRKREFQKEADVLREERNRVSKEVGKIKQSGGDITEISASVKLVGEKIKEIETKMEQEETALLNINLGLPNILDPKVPEGKSEHDNVVQYEVGKIPSFSFAPKPHFEIGEALNWINFEKGVKLSGARSYTYWKDGARLERALMNFMLNVHTQEHGYTEVWVPAMVNDESMTATGQYPKFKDEFYRIEKDELNLIPTAEVPLTNLYRDEIIPEDQLPISVTAHTSCFRREAGSYGKDTRGLVRVHQFQKVELVKFCRPEESEEEHKKMLSHAENILKKLELPYRVIILCTGDISANSSITYDIEVWMPGLNRYMEISSVSNFRDFQARRGKIRYKTKDGKNQLVHTINGSGLALGRTYAAILENFQNADGTVRIPEALKQYL, from the coding sequence ATGCTTGATCTTCGTTATATCACGGAAAACACCGAGGACCTCAAAAAAGTTTTAGAACTCAGAGGTTTCAAAGAAATCGGAATCATTGACGAACTGAAATCGATCATCCAAAGAAAACGAGAGTTTCAAAAGGAAGCCGACGTTTTAAGAGAAGAAAGAAACAGAGTCAGCAAAGAAGTCGGAAAGATCAAACAATCCGGTGGGGACATCACAGAAATTTCCGCTTCCGTCAAACTTGTCGGCGAGAAGATCAAAGAAATCGAAACGAAGATGGAGCAGGAAGAAACGGCTCTGCTGAATATCAATTTAGGACTTCCTAATATTCTCGATCCGAAGGTTCCGGAAGGAAAATCAGAACACGACAACGTGGTTCAATACGAAGTGGGAAAAATTCCTTCTTTTTCGTTCGCTCCGAAACCGCATTTCGAGATCGGAGAAGCGTTGAATTGGATCAACTTTGAAAAAGGCGTAAAACTTTCCGGCGCGAGATCGTACACATATTGGAAAGACGGCGCGAGGTTGGAAAGAGCGTTGATGAATTTTATGCTCAACGTTCATACGCAGGAACACGGTTATACCGAAGTTTGGGTTCCTGCGATGGTAAACGACGAATCGATGACCGCGACCGGACAATATCCGAAGTTCAAAGACGAATTCTATAGAATCGAAAAAGACGAACTCAATCTGATTCCGACGGCGGAAGTTCCTCTTACGAATTTATACCGCGATGAAATCATTCCCGAAGATCAATTACCGATTTCCGTAACGGCGCACACTTCTTGTTTCAGAAGAGAAGCCGGGTCTTATGGAAAGGACACGCGCGGATTGGTTCGAGTACATCAGTTTCAAAAGGTGGAACTCGTAAAATTTTGCAGACCGGAAGAATCCGAAGAAGAACACAAAAAGATGCTTTCTCACGCGGAGAATATTCTCAAGAAATTGGAACTCCCGTATCGAGTCATCATTCTTTGCACCGGAGATATTTCCGCGAATTCTTCCATAACCTACGACATCGAGGTTTGGATGCCGGGTTTGAATCGTTATATGGAAATTTCTTCCGTATCGAATTTCCGCGACTTCCAAGCGAGAAGAGGAAAGATCCGCTATAAGACGAAGGACGGAAAGAATCAGCTCGTCCACACGATCAACGGTTCGGGTCTTGCGCTCGGAAGAACTTACGCCGCGATTCTCGAGAATTTTCAAAACGCGGACGGAACGGTTCGTATTCCGGAAGCTCTGAAACAATATCTTTAA
- the recR gene encoding recombination mediator RecR, whose amino-acid sequence MANHLLDEMVEALSSLPGIGRKSAFRISFHLLRLEQGLFNQFVHQLTDTKSRIKFCKRCGSYAETEVCDICTSEKRDTHTFCVVEQPEDIFFIENTREFHGKYHVLNGVISPLEGVGPRDLRIKELLERIEPEEVKEVLIATNPTLEGDATADYLANQLKPLSVNVTRIAYGITVGGSIELSDQYTLGRAIRSRLQL is encoded by the coding sequence TTGGCTAATCATCTTCTCGACGAAATGGTCGAAGCGCTTTCGTCTCTTCCCGGAATCGGGAGAAAAAGCGCGTTCAGAATCAGCTTTCATCTTTTGAGATTGGAACAAGGACTTTTCAATCAATTCGTTCATCAACTTACGGATACGAAAAGCAGAATCAAGTTTTGTAAACGATGCGGTTCTTATGCCGAGACGGAAGTCTGTGATATCTGCACTTCCGAAAAACGCGATACTCATACGTTTTGCGTCGTTGAACAACCCGAAGACATTTTCTTCATCGAAAACACGAGAGAATTTCACGGCAAATATCACGTGTTAAACGGTGTGATTTCTCCTTTGGAAGGCGTAGGCCCGAGAGATCTTAGAATCAAAGAACTTCTGGAAAGAATCGAACCTGAAGAAGTGAAGGAAGTTTTGATCGCTACAAACCCGACGTTGGAAGGGGATGCGACTGCGGATTATTTGGCCAACCAGCTCAAACCGCTTTCGGTGAACGTGACCCGAATCGCCTATGGAATTACCGTCGGAGGATCGATCGAGTTGTCGGATCAATATACTTTGGGAAGAGCGATCCGTTCCCGTCTTCAGCTTTAA
- a CDS encoding transcriptional coactivator p15/PC4 family protein, whose translation MGFIRDVDKGRGEVIRVEVSEYKGTKYLNLRVWYTDKDGEKKPTQKGIAIPPELYDQIKEAVIDAESEVKE comes from the coding sequence ATGGGATTTATCCGCGACGTAGACAAGGGCCGAGGCGAGGTGATTCGAGTGGAAGTATCCGAGTACAAGGGAACGAAGTATCTGAATCTTCGAGTTTGGTACACGGATAAGGACGGCGAAAAAAAACCGACTCAAAAAGGAATCGCGATTCCACCCGAACTTTACGATCAAATCAAAGAAGCGGTCATCGACGCCGAAAGCGAAGTCAAAGAATAA
- the dnaX gene encoding DNA polymerase III subunit gamma/tau: MAGTHEVLSRKYRPQRFRDVIHQDLAIGALQNALKSGKIGHAYIFFGPRGVGKTTIARILAKRLNCQNPIDNEPCNECSSCTEITKGISSDVLEIDAASNRGIENIRELRDNVKFAPMGGKYKVYIIDEVHMLTDQSFNALLKTLEEPPSHIVFVLATTEFHKIPETILSRCQDFIFKKVPLSVLQDYSEKLCKIENVQYDQEGLFWVAKKGDGSVRDMLSFMEQAIVFTDSKLIGVGIRKMIGYHGIEFLTSFIKSLVDPDNHSKALEILESLYQEGQDIYKFLWDSIEFTHTLNLIRDSLADPESVNFPKEDLVKMKSDFENIDSSKLNFLSGKLFEIYERIKTIRLRNSFEIKVFTEIQIKKLVEELTYPSLAGLVDRINHLILMVQGSKNAAPESVSTPSTTAFKKESQTQNVAEDSSKKKDDPFSRILESQFESNQQDSNFENDTTESKPVATSETNPQKFDTSTEIKKKFLGTEVDRDKFPRLDS; the protein is encoded by the coding sequence ATGGCAGGAACTCACGAAGTCCTTTCTCGGAAGTATCGCCCGCAAAGATTTCGGGACGTAATTCACCAAGACCTCGCTATAGGCGCTCTTCAAAACGCTCTTAAATCCGGAAAAATCGGTCACGCATATATCTTCTTCGGTCCTCGCGGCGTAGGTAAAACTACCATCGCGAGAATTCTCGCTAAACGTTTAAACTGCCAAAATCCGATCGACAACGAACCTTGCAACGAATGCAGTTCCTGTACGGAAATCACAAAAGGAATTTCCAGCGACGTTCTCGAAATCGATGCGGCGAGCAATCGCGGTATCGAAAACATCCGCGAACTCAGAGACAACGTCAAGTTCGCGCCGATGGGCGGGAAATATAAGGTTTATATCATAGACGAGGTCCACATGTTGACGGACCAGTCTTTTAACGCTCTATTAAAAACTCTCGAAGAACCTCCGTCTCATATCGTCTTCGTTTTAGCAACGACCGAGTTTCATAAAATTCCCGAGACGATTCTTTCCCGATGTCAGGATTTTATCTTTAAAAAAGTTCCTTTGTCCGTTCTTCAGGATTATTCAGAAAAACTCTGTAAGATCGAAAACGTTCAGTACGATCAGGAAGGACTTTTCTGGGTTGCGAAGAAGGGCGACGGTTCCGTAAGAGATATGCTTTCCTTTATGGAACAGGCGATCGTATTCACCGATTCCAAATTGATCGGAGTCGGAATCCGAAAGATGATCGGTTATCACGGAATCGAATTCCTGACTTCGTTTATCAAAAGTCTCGTCGATCCGGACAATCATTCGAAAGCGTTGGAAATTCTCGAGTCGCTTTACCAAGAAGGTCAGGATATCTATAAATTCTTATGGGATTCGATCGAGTTTACTCATACTCTTAACTTGATCCGGGATTCGCTCGCCGATCCCGAATCGGTAAACTTTCCGAAAGAAGATCTCGTCAAAATGAAATCCGATTTCGAAAACATCGATTCTTCCAAACTGAATTTTCTTTCCGGAAAACTTTTCGAGATCTACGAAAGAATCAAAACGATTCGTTTGAGAAATTCTTTCGAGATCAAAGTCTTTACCGAAATCCAAATCAAAAAACTCGTGGAAGAACTTACGTATCCGAGTTTAGCGGGTCTTGTGGATCGAATCAATCATCTGATTCTCATGGTCCAAGGTTCCAAGAACGCGGCGCCCGAATCCGTTTCCACTCCATCCACCACCGCTTTTAAAAAAGAATCACAAACGCAGAACGTTGCGGAAGATTCTTCTAAAAAAAAAGATGACCCGTTTTCCCGAATTTTAGAATCTCAGTTCGAGTCTAATCAACAGGATTCGAATTTTGAGAACGATACGACCGAATCGAAACCGGTCGCAACTTCCGAAACGAATCCTCAGAAATTCGATACGAGCACCGAAATCAAAAAGAAATTTCTCGGTACGGAAGTGGATCGAGACAAGTTTCCGAGATTGGATTCTTAA
- a CDS encoding YbaB/EbfC family nucleoid-associated protein, with product MFDKIKNFSELLSNMGAFREKMEDVKKRIAAIRVMGDAGAGMVTVTATGEGQITNVFINKQLFDADDHKMLEDLVLAATNDALKKAREATAYEFQSASGGLDLSEISKMFGGNLG from the coding sequence ATGTTTGATAAGATAAAAAACTTTTCCGAACTTCTTTCCAACATGGGAGCCTTCCGTGAAAAAATGGAAGATGTCAAAAAGCGCATCGCCGCCATTCGTGTGATGGGCGACGCGGGAGCGGGAATGGTTACCGTCACCGCAACCGGAGAAGGACAAATCACGAACGTATTCATCAACAAACAACTCTTCGACGCGGACGATCATAAAATGCTCGAAGACCTCGTGCTGGCCGCAACCAACGACGCGCTCAAAAAAGCGAGAGAAGCGACCGCTTATGAATTTCAATCCGCTTCCGGCGGTTTGGATCTTTCCGAAATTTCCAAAATGTTCGGCGGCAATCTTGGCTAA